The DNA window CCATCTTCGAACCACCTGAGATGGACCGAATTTCCGCACTCAGAAACATCGAGGACGCCCTCTCGGACTTCGAGTCGGGAGCGGACGAGCTACGAGAGACACAACGTCGAGTGTTGACGGTGCTACAGACGTACGCCACCGAGTTCGAAACCGAGCGTGACTTGTTCGCCTACCGAGCATATGGAGATGAGCGGGCGGAAGGTATCGTCGTCGTCGCGGAGTCGGCGGAGGACGCGCGTGGACGGGTCATCGAATTGCTCGGCGATGAAGCGGTAGAATTTCACGTCGAGAACATCAGTAAATGACAGCATTCTGGAGATGGAAAACTAGATAAACATGCCCGGAATAGAGTAGAAGTATAACGACAGCGTGCGTAGGTGTATCAAATGCGACAAAGCCGACAAAACCTCCGGGATTTATCAGGCCCATAATAATGCAGGTGGCTAAATGATACACGAGGGATGGTACGGGATGGACGACACAGCGAGCACGTGCGACGTTGCCGAGGGACGACCGAGATGAGCGGTCTTTCGGCGGCTCTCGACGGCGAATCTAGCGTTCTCGTTCTCTCGCCTTCTATGAGTTCGGAAACCGACGAGGCGTGCGTCGGTATGTTGACGGATTCACCACCAGCGGAGGAAAACGTACTATGGGTGACGTTTACGCGGTCGCCGGACGCGTGTATTCAAGATTGGCTCGCGCATGCGAACGGTCGGCCAGCGAACTTGCGATTCATCAGTGTCGGTGAGACGGTTCGGTCGGTGGCGACATCGGCACCGATGCAGGAGACATCGACGGATGCCGTCGTCGATACGCTCTCGAATCCCGGCGATTTGACGGGGCTCGGAATCAAAATCAGCGAAGTGTTACAACAGTGGCACGGAAACGGCAACCGAACCGTCGCGTGTTTCCACTCGTTGACCGCGCTACTCCAATACTCGGACGTCCAGACCGTCTATAAGTTCCTGCACGTCCTCACCGGACGCTTTACTACCGCCGACGTGACCGCACACTTCCATCTCGACCCCGAAGCACACGACTCACAAACTATCAACACCCTCAAAACGCTGTTCGACGCTGTTGCCGAGTTCGACGGGAACGAGTGGAACGTGAAAACGCGGTAATTAATTTTAAAATACATCGTTTCGAACGAACGTCTGTGCTGTTGATAATCACCTACTCCAGCGGTGCCCGACAGACGCTTCGGAACATCTGCACGACACACGAGGAGTGTGTCGTTCGACGGTTCGGACGGGCCGCCTTGCTGCAGCAGACGGAACTGGGTGCGTTTCTCGCGCTTCGTCTCTACGAGAAACACGGAGCAGACGTGCAACTCGAACGCACCGAACCGCTGAACGAGTTCCGTGACGTACCGGATGCGGTTCGGGAGGCCGCAAAAGCGTACGAGAACCGTGAACGGCCGAGCACGCCCTACGACAAGTTCGCCGTGGGGACGAACCACCCGGCACCGGATTCGATGCGAAACGCGGATTTATGAAGGTAAAAACGCGAGAAAAGACGTTTCGGGGGCGCGCAATCGACCTGCGTGAGGAGTCAGTTGCGGCGGCAGATGTTGTCGCAGCGATTCGGTCGGACGCCGAATCGAGCGCGCTCGATATCGAGTGTGCCGACCCGCACCCGGTTCACGACTACGTGGGATACATCGAGTCGGAGACGTCCGTTCGTGTCCGCGCGGCAGTGGCCGCCGCCGCGCGGTCGCTCGGGATGGACGCACCGCAGGACGAGGAAATAGCGAACCTAGAGGTATCGTTGCGGTCGCTCGACGTGGAAGCGATTTCGATTCGTTCGGAGCGGCGGCGCGTGGCCGAGGTGAGCGGGTCGGAAACGGAACTTCGGGAGGAAGTCGCGGCACTACGTGGCAGGGTACAGGCAATCCGGGACTCGGGAGGGTACGTAGAAGATGCCGAGTCGAAACTACGGAGCGCAACGCGGGAGTTGGCCGAGAGGGAGACGGAACGAATCGCCGCGGAGCAAGCGTTGGAAGCGGCGCGAAAACGCCAACGGTCGGCGAGGAATGACCGAGAGCGACGGTTACGACTGCGTGACCGGAAGGAGAACCTCGAACGAACAGCGCGCGACTATTTAGCTCGACAGGTGCACGCGAGGTTCGTCGCGGCGGTCGAAGCGGTGCCGGGTCGCGGACGAGTCCCGGAACCGGGGACGTTCGAAGGCGATTCGACGACCGCGGCGCTCGCAATCGCTCGTTTGGCGCGGGGTCGAGCGCCGGTCGTGCTGGCGTGTGAGCGATTCGAGACGCCGTGTGCCGCCGTCGATTGCTTGAACGCACCCGTGCTACAGGTTTAAGACGGAAGACGAGCCCAACCCGGGGCATGGTGACACTGCACTGGACGACGGACGAACGGACGGGGGCGGTCGAGACCGTCACGTTGGTCGCGCTGGTGGTCGAAAATTCTGCGGCGATGCCCGTCAGGATTCGGGTCGGAAACCGACTCAACGGCGAACTCCGGGTACCGCGGCGGCACGGACTCACGGAAGCGGGATGGGACGAAGGGGGATTCGAGGGCGTCGTCGGCGCGGGTGAACGACGCTCGCTCGGCTATGCGGTTGCGGCCGACGAGACCGAATCGCCGCCCGCCGAAATCGTCTGGACCGAACGAGCACCGGAGACGGAAGAATCGTCGGTCGGCGGTGCGACTCGGCACGATTCTCCCACCGGACTCGACATCGAACCGACGACCGCGGGTGTCGTTCGAGCGTTGGGAGACGCCCGGCCACCGGTGGACGCGGTTCCGACACCCGACCGGGTGGAGATACCCGATGCGGTAAAGTCGTGGCTATCGGCCGTCGAGACGCGAATCGAGCGGTACGAGACGGGGGACAAAGAGACGAGAGGGGGAGAGATGGGAGGAGAAAAGATGGGAGAAAGGAAGTGCGAAGAGATGGGAAGCGGTAGGCCGGAAAAACGGACGGTCGCCGAGCAAGCGGAAGAACAGGAGTTGCGACGGAGAATCGCGGCGGACGAACGGACGCTCGAAGCGGTTGCAAACCGGGTGCAACGAGTACGAGAGCGGGTCGAATCGACGGAGAAATCGAACGCGGTCGGGAGAACGAAATGATCGTGGCCGTTACGGGTGGGAAAGGTGGCGTCGGAAAATCGACCGTTGCGCTCAATCTCGGGGCGGAACTCGGCGGCGTCGTCGTGGATGCGGACCTCGCAATGGCGGACCTGCCGAGGTCGCACGGACCCGATTTACACGACGTACTCGCCGGACGAGCGGATGCGATCGAAGCCGTTTCGAGCGTCGGAGACGTGCTGATGCTGCCGTGCGGCCGCACGTTAGCCGGTGCGCGGGCGTGTGACGTGACCGAGTTCGCCGATGCGATAGCGCGGGTTGCGTCGGAGTACGACCACGTGGTCATCGACTGCCCGGCGGGGATGGCGGCCGATGCGGGACTCCCGCTGGTTGCGGCAGACAGCTACGTCCTCGTGACGATTCCGCGGCCGTTCGCGCTTGCGGACGCGGTGCGGACGAAGGCGCTCGCACGGCGACTCGATGCGGGATTGTGTCGAGTGGTACTGAACCGGGTCCGCGAGGACCCGCCGGTCGAAACCGTGGAGCGGACGCTCGGGGCACCGGTGACGACGCTACCGGAATCGACGACGATTGCCGACGCACAGCGGAACGGGTGTCCAGTCGCGACGCTGGCACCGGAGAGCGAGGCGAGAGAACAGTTTTCGGAACTCGGGCGGGCGGTTTACTCCTGCAGGTCGTGATACGTCGAGCGGAGCGTCACGGGGGTGACGTCAGCGACTTCGGCGGCGGCGCGTTGGGTGACGCGTTCGTCGCAGTCGCGGGCCGCCGCGTAGAGACACGCGGCGGCGACGCCGCTGGGGTTGCGGCCGCTGACGAGGTTTTTCTCCTCCGCCCGTTCGACGAACCGTTTGGCACGTCGTTCGGTCGCCATCGAGAGGTCGAGTCGGCTGGCGAACCGGGGAAGGTACTCCCGCGGGTCGATGGGACCGATGGGAAGGCCGAGTTCGCGGTTCACTGCGTCGTAGGCGGCCGTCAGTTCGGCGCGCTCGGCGCGAGCGCGTTCGACGATTTCGTCGAGCGTTCGGGAGACGGCCGATGCCCGGCAAGTGGCGTACACCGCCGCCGCGGCGAATCCCTCTATCGACCGTCCGCGAAGGAGGTCCTCCGACTGTGCGGATTCGAACAGCACGCACGCCCGGTCGCGGACGTTTTCGGGCAGTTGAAGCGCGCCGACGAGACGGCGAATCTCGGTGAAGCCGTACACGCGATTTCGTTCCGCCTTGGACGAGAGTCTAGCGCGGTTGTGTTGGCGGCGCATCCGCATCACGCGGCGTCGTTTCCGGCCCGTGAGTCGAACGGTGCTGTTCTTGTAGCCGATTTCGGTCGTCAACCCGCGGTCGTGGCGCGAACGCGTCAGTGGTGCACCAGTTCGCTTACGGTCGGTGTCGTCGTCGCTGAACGACCGCCACTCCGGGCCGCGGTCCAAGCCGTCTTCCGCGACGACCAACCCGCACTCGGTACAGACTGCTTCGGTGCCGCGTGTGCGAACACGACCGCGGCATTCGGGACACGTTTCGGTTGAGTTTTGTATCGCACTCATTACAATTGAAACTTCGTCCGAGATGGTATTTAAACGAGCGCCGAAATCGAAAAACGAGCCGGTGTTACGAGTGACGAGCGTACCGGTAACCGGTACGTTCTAGCCGTCGTCTAATTACCAACTATGATACTTGTCTAGAAGATTAAAGTCAGTGGGGAGACAAGCAGAACACATGGCGCTGTCGGATATCGCGGCCGGATTGGAGGTGACGGCCGAACAGCAAGAGTACGGTGTCGCAACCGTGGACGATACCGGACGGGACCTCCGCGAACGGCTCGCACCGTTCGGCGACGCGTTACCCTGCGAAACGGACGCCGCGGTAACGATAGTCGAGACGCACGCGTCCGGGACTTCGGTCGGCGAAAGCGCCCGCCGTGCAGGCGTCGCACCGATGACGGCCGCGAAGACGCTCCACCTGCTGGGTGTGCGCGGTATCTCGCCGCTTTCGTCCATCGGTCACGAACTTATCGAGGACTGGCTCTCCGCGAACTGCTCGCGGTCCGAAGCGCTCGCGCTGTCCGGCGCGAACGAAATCGAGTTCGCGCTGGCGACGTTCATCGAAACGCACGAGCCGCTGGACGGTGCGGCCGAAGTGCTCGAAAGCGCGTTGGCGATGAACGGGGACGCTGCCGTCGAAAAGCGAGACGCGCTGGCGGAGACGATGAGCGACGTGGGCGACCTATTGTAGCGAATTTCGAAACGCAGGGAAAATCAGCTTCGAAGCGACTCCGGCAGATAGTCGTCGGGAAGGTACTCCTCCGGGTCGATATCCAAGAACCGCTCCTCCGGAAACTCGACGTCGAGCGAAACGTCGAACACAGTTTCGACGGCGGCGACGATGGCGGGAGAAAACGACGCGTCGAGTTCGGGTGCGCTCGCCGGGACGTCCTCGACGGCAGTCTCGTCGCTCGTCGGAATCGGTACCGCGTCCTCCAGCGGATGCTCACCGTTCGCGCGATTGGCGAGAACGGTGTCCGCGTCCGTTCCGAGGTCGGCGAGGCGGCCGCGCATTCCCTGTACGGCGTCGGCACCGAGACGGGAGGCCGGTGCGACCAACGTCACCGTGTCCGCGGCGTGGACGGCAGCGACGGCCTGATTCGCGGCGACGGGCGGCGCGTCGATGAGAACGTGGTCGAACTCGTCCGCGGTTCGTTCCACGAGCCGCTCGAAGGCTTCTGCGGCAGTTGCGGTTTTCGCCCGTGCGAGGCGCTCGAAGGGAGCGTACGCGGGACAAAGCGAAAGCCGTCCGGGGGTTGGGACCGGATGTTCGAGGAGCGCGTCGGCGAGGTCGTCCTCGTCGGTGAGCAGTGCGGTGATGTCGGTGTCGATGCGGCCCGGAACGTGGCGCGCCAACCCTTGTGTAGCGAAAGCGGCGTCCAAAATCGCCACGTCACGCCCGACGTGAGAGAGCACGGCGGCGGTTTCGAGACAGAGGCGCGTCGTTCCGGCCCCGCCGGTCGCACCGACGAGTGCGGCAGTTCGTTTCACGTGTTCGAATCTAAATAGATTCGTTCTGGTATAAAAATATACAGTTATCGACCGTCGCGGATGTCGTCCGCAATCGCGTCCAGTTCCTCGTCCGAGAGGTCGGGACGGTCCCCCGCGATGGCGTGAATCGGATGGCCGCCGTCGCCGTCGAAACGGGGGATGATGTGGCCGTGAACGTGCGGGACTTCCTGTCCGGCAGCCCCGCCGTTGTTGAACGCGACGTTGCTCGCGTCGGCATCCACCGCGGTTTCGACGGCGGGCGTGAGGCCGTGCAGGACCGAGAACAGGTCCGCCGCGGCGTCGTCCGGGAGGTCGTCCAGCGTTTCGTGGTGGTCCTTCGAGATGACGAGCGTGTGACCCGGCGCGAGCGGGTTCACGTCGAGGAAGGCGAGGACGCTTTCGTCCTCGTAGACCGTTTTGCTCGGGATGTCTCCGGCAACGATTTGACAGAAGATGCAGTCGTTCGGCATGTCAGTGTAATCGTGCGACTCCCAGATGAAAGTTGAGGGTCCCGCGGTAGTTCGAGGGGGGACTTTCGAAATCAATCGCGCAGTTGGAGCAGTTGCCGTCGCCGCGATTCGATGTCAAAATTCGGGTCGAGGTTCGGGTCGGCGGCCAATCGGTCGAGAACGAGCAGGGGGTCGACTCCGGCCGCTTCGACGCGATCGAACAGCGCATCGACGTGTTGGCGATAGAGCGCGAGCGACGAGAGGAGCGCGGTGGCGAGAACCATCCCGGCGGCGGCGTCCGGTTCGTCCGGGAGTGCGTCGCTTATCGTGGCGAAGTTCGACGGTTCGACGTCCGGGTTCTCCACCGGTTCGAAGGCGAGACACCGCGTGCAGAGGAGAATCGACGACGGTCGGTCCGGGACGTCCGCACGGAGTTCGGACGGAACGGCGAACGTCCGTCGTTCGCCGCCGCATTCGGGACATTCCATACGAAAGTAGAGCGGCGCAAGCCTCAAAAAGATGGTATAGTTTCGTCAGCAGCGGGCGGGAACTCAGGTCGATGGCGGCGTTTCCGTGCGGTCGTCCGCCTCGTCGGTGACGTTGATGGGAATCCCTTCCTGGTCGCTCTCACCGAACCCGGCGCTGAGGATTCGGGTCAAGGCGTCTTCGACGCTCTCGTCGGTTTCCGTTATGTCGTCCGATTCGACTTCGATGACGAATCCGGTGGTGATGTTCGGTGCGGTCGGCAAAAAGAGAAGTTCGCGGCCGTCCTCGGCCTGCTTGCCGGTTTTGAAGGCGGTCATCCGAAGGCCGTTCCACGTCTCGATTTTGACGGGCTTCTGGAGTTGGTTGGTGTCGGAGAGGGCGGTTTCCGCGGCCATCTTCGACGCGTTGTACACGATTCGAAGGCCGGGCAATCGGTTCATGGACCCGTCGATGGCGTTCTCGACGACGCTGCCGAGCGTCGTCCGCATGAGGTAGCCGATGCTGAAGACGAGCGCGGTGAACACCGCGAGGACGATACCGACGCGGATGAGAGCGGCGGGGATTGTGATCAGTCCGCCGAAGAGGACGTATTTCGGCAGGTCCTCCAAGAACGGCAGCCCGGCGATTTTGAGGAACAACCACGCGATGATGTACGCAGTAACCAGTAGAGGGGCCAAAACGATGAGACCGCTTCCAGCATCGCGTTTCCACGAAGACATTTAGGTGTAGCGTCTGGTTGCAGGAATATAAACTAGTTGCAATATTTTTGCTACCTGCCGAGGACGGCGCGGGCCGCGAAGAGGAGGTTCTCCTTGCGCTCCATCGCGCGACGATAGAAGTACGACATCCACTTGCCGCCGTAGGGGACGTACTGCCAGACTTCGTACTCCTCCGCCAGTTCCATCTGTGCGTCCTCGCGGACGCCCATCAGCATCTGGATTTCGAAGTCGGTTCCGTACTCGTCGTGGAGTTCCGTCGCGTACTCTATCATCGCCGGGTCGTGGCTGCCGACCGCGATACCGCCGTCGAACTCCTCAAACATGAATTCGAGATACTCACGGTAGGCGGCGTTGACGCGCTCTTTTTCCTTGTACGCGAGTTCCGGGGGTTCGTCGTAGGCACCTTTTACCAGTCTAACCTTGCCGGGGAGGTCGGCGAGTCGTTCGAGGTCCTCTTTCGTGCGCTTGAGGTTCGCTTGGACGCAGACGCCGACGCCGCCGTCGTGTTCGAGGGTGAGTTGTTCGAAGAGGTCGAGGGTCGCGTCGGTCGTCGTGTGGTCCTCCATGTCGATCCAGACGAAGGTGTCGTCGGCCGCGTCCGCGATTCGCTCCATGTTATCGCGGTAAACGTGCGTGCCCACGTCCAAGCCGACCTGTGAGGGTTTCACCGAGAC is part of the Haladaptatus paucihalophilus DX253 genome and encodes:
- a CDS encoding DUF7858 family protein; the encoded protein is MALSDIAAGLEVTAEQQEYGVATVDDTGRDLRERLAPFGDALPCETDAAVTIVETHASGTSVGESARRAGVAPMTAAKTLHLLGVRGISPLSSIGHELIEDWLSANCSRSEALALSGANEIEFALATFIETHEPLDGAAEVLESALAMNGDAAVEKRDALAETMSDVGDLL
- a CDS encoding DUF7857 domain-containing protein, which translates into the protein MVTLHWTTDERTGAVETVTLVALVVENSAAMPVRIRVGNRLNGELRVPRRHGLTEAGWDEGGFEGVVGAGERRSLGYAVAADETESPPAEIVWTERAPETEESSVGGATRHDSPTGLDIEPTTAGVVRALGDARPPVDAVPTPDRVEIPDAVKSWLSAVETRIERYETGDKETRGGEMGGEKMGERKCEEMGSGRPEKRTVAEQAEEQELRRRIAADERTLEAVANRVQRVRERVESTEKSNAVGRTK
- a CDS encoding DUF7855 family protein encodes the protein MLLIITYSSGARQTLRNICTTHEECVVRRFGRAALLQQTELGAFLALRLYEKHGADVQLERTEPLNEFRDVPDAVREAAKAYENRERPSTPYDKFAVGTNHPAPDSMRNADL
- a CDS encoding transcription initiation factor IIB — encoded protein: MQNSTETCPECRGRVRTRGTEAVCTECGLVVAEDGLDRGPEWRSFSDDDTDRKRTGAPLTRSRHDRGLTTEIGYKNSTVRLTGRKRRRVMRMRRQHNRARLSSKAERNRVYGFTEIRRLVGALQLPENVRDRACVLFESAQSEDLLRGRSIEGFAAAAVYATCRASAVSRTLDEIVERARAERAELTAAYDAVNRELGLPIGPIDPREYLPRFASRLDLSMATERRAKRFVERAEEKNLVSGRNPSGVAAACLYAAARDCDERVTQRAAAEVADVTPVTLRSTYHDLQE
- a CDS encoding DUF7504 family protein, yielding MSGLSAALDGESSVLVLSPSMSSETDEACVGMLTDSPPAEENVLWVTFTRSPDACIQDWLAHANGRPANLRFISVGETVRSVATSAPMQETSTDAVVDTLSNPGDLTGLGIKISEVLQQWHGNGNRTVACFHSLTALLQYSDVQTVYKFLHVLTGRFTTADVTAHFHLDPEAHDSQTINTLKTLFDAVAEFDGNEWNVKTR
- a CDS encoding DUF6276 family protein gives rise to the protein MECPECGGERRTFAVPSELRADVPDRPSSILLCTRCLAFEPVENPDVEPSNFATISDALPDEPDAAAGMVLATALLSSLALYRQHVDALFDRVEAAGVDPLLVLDRLAADPNLDPNFDIESRRRQLLQLRD
- a CDS encoding DUF7856 family protein, which encodes MKVKTREKTFRGRAIDLREESVAAADVVAAIRSDAESSALDIECADPHPVHDYVGYIESETSVRVRAAVAAAARSLGMDAPQDEEIANLEVSLRSLDVEAISIRSERRRVAEVSGSETELREEVAALRGRVQAIRDSGGYVEDAESKLRSATRELAERETERIAAEQALEAARKRQRSARNDRERRLRLRDRKENLERTARDYLARQVHARFVAAVEAVPGRGRVPEPGTFEGDSTTAALAIARLARGRAPVVLACERFETPCAAVDCLNAPVLQV
- a CDS encoding AAA family ATPase gives rise to the protein MKRTAALVGATGGAGTTRLCLETAAVLSHVGRDVAILDAAFATQGLARHVPGRIDTDITALLTDEDDLADALLEHPVPTPGRLSLCPAYAPFERLARAKTATAAEAFERLVERTADEFDHVLIDAPPVAANQAVAAVHAADTVTLVAPASRLGADAVQGMRGRLADLGTDADTVLANRANGEHPLEDAVPIPTSDETAVEDVPASAPELDASFSPAIVAAVETVFDVSLDVEFPEERFLDIDPEEYLPDDYLPESLRS
- a CDS encoding HIT family protein, giving the protein MPNDCIFCQIVAGDIPSKTVYEDESVLAFLDVNPLAPGHTLVISKDHHETLDDLPDDAAADLFSVLHGLTPAVETAVDADASNVAFNNGGAAGQEVPHVHGHIIPRFDGDGGHPIHAIAGDRPDLSDEELDAIADDIRDGR
- a CDS encoding MinD/ParA family ATP-binding protein, encoding MIVAVTGGKGGVGKSTVALNLGAELGGVVVDADLAMADLPRSHGPDLHDVLAGRADAIEAVSSVGDVLMLPCGRTLAGARACDVTEFADAIARVASEYDHVVIDCPAGMAADAGLPLVAADSYVLVTIPRPFALADAVRTKALARRLDAGLCRVVLNRVREDPPVETVERTLGAPVTTLPESTTIADAQRNGCPVATLAPESEAREQFSELGRAVYSCRS
- a CDS encoding DUF7854 family protein, whose product is MDRISALRNIEDALSDFESGADELRETQRRVLTVLQTYATEFETERDLFAYRAYGDERAEGIVVVAESAEDARGRVIELLGDEAVEFHVENISK
- a CDS encoding DUF502 domain-containing protein yields the protein MSSWKRDAGSGLIVLAPLLVTAYIIAWLFLKIAGLPFLEDLPKYVLFGGLITIPAALIRVGIVLAVFTALVFSIGYLMRTTLGSVVENAIDGSMNRLPGLRIVYNASKMAAETALSDTNQLQKPVKIETWNGLRMTAFKTGKQAEDGRELLFLPTAPNITTGFVIEVESDDITETDESVEDALTRILSAGFGESDQEGIPINVTDEADDRTETPPST
- a CDS encoding proline dehydrogenase family protein; translated protein: MIPPIASRFVAGETPAEALEYTRDLNQRNVNVILNLLGEHYHERGPADEDAEVYLRLLEDIERSDLSACVSVKPSQVGLDVGTHVYRDNMERIADAADDTFVWIDMEDHTTTDATLDLFEQLTLEHDGGVGVCVQANLKRTKEDLERLADLPGKVRLVKGAYDEPPELAYKEKERVNAAYREYLEFMFEEFDGGIAVGSHDPAMIEYATELHDEYGTDFEIQMLMGVREDAQMELAEEYEVWQYVPYGGKWMSYFYRRAMERKENLLFAARAVLGR